The Alosa alosa isolate M-15738 ecotype Scorff River chromosome 3, AALO_Geno_1.1, whole genome shotgun sequence nucleotide sequence atgaaatgcgttcatattccactttttatgtcataaacgttgcatGTCTATGGAAAAGGTTTtgtggtaggattgtccaatggtcaagCTGTGtggcttcaatttgtgttttaatttatgcgacgcaccgatgctgggttcatcagttttgcgcaagtttaaaacgtttagccgactgcgtaatttgccattttcgttctataagtcccacttttcatgtcatgaatgtaacatgcctatgataaggctttgcagttgtacaatatggtcaatctattgtctcaattaGATAATAATTAGTGTCAAGCACGgttgtgtttagcctaggccAACTATTTGCATTTATCTAAGTTACATCAGACGCTTGAGTGAAATCTTGACCTTATTAGTGATTGATAATAATAGCCTATTAGGCCTATATGCGCTGTGTTTAAGCAGGCCGTGAACAAAGGGTTAacgtatagcctacaggtagaaaaaagaacaatggtgataatataacgttagctaagttagtttgcctgctagctagcttatcagtaggctatacagtctctcaatgggaatttatgtgatctatttaccagtgcaatagctacttctgtctaaataataggcctatttacctctccttattcagtgtaaaattggaaaaagataaatcaggcctttcacactgtcagttcttgcagttcattaccgagtaaaaaaaaaaaaaaacagctggcaacgttaaaacagctgttcaggtgggctcatagaattggaactgtatatgaaatgttgCGCTGAGTTTACCAAAATGGCGCCCTGTCGGGCTCAGAGCGTACTTCATGCCTATGAAGTAACTGAtctatcttgctctgttctagaatctttgctagctactctgcgaaagatctgccgtggccgccTAGCTGTTACTGACATGCGAGCTGCCTTGCCAACCAGTGGTGTAGGGATTTTTAAAGTGGGGGGACGCTATTTTAATGACGTCATTGCAAAAACTGTCACATTCGCATCTCCACATACATCGGTGCGTAGCCCAAGGCCAAGGCCAAATTGTTACCAGCTTTCGTGAACATGAAAccgaataaaaaaaataaataaattaaatggaTTAGCTTCAAAATGTACCCTAATGTCTTCACCCAAattacacctttccaccaaagtctatgaatatggtctgttttcattttgttgtatcatacaataaacagacaaactATAATATAGAgtagtctaatctccttgaCGCATAACATGCCGCGGCATGGCTTCATTCATTGCCACACGTTAACGATGGCAATAACAATAGCACAAGCAGGATTCACTGTTTGACACGCATATTCAACACGTTGTGTGGGGACTGATGGGGCGTCATATGAATTGAATGTCATTGCGAATGATTAAAATGCAGAGGTGCAcagtcaataaaacaaaacaaaaaataacagaaaCACTGGGCAGGCAAGTGCCAGTCATTTGAAACGTTTTTGTTTGGATGAAAGTAGCTGCACCAATCGTAAGTTTTTCCTAAACTTGTTCAGGTTCACCCAAGTTGGGTCATTACTTGATATGCCTCGATAAAAATCCCTCGTCCATCGCACATGCTTATCGTGTCATTTTGATCACTGGATTACctgctttctgcaaaacacaACCGAAGGGGCATGAAGATGCTTGCTAGATTCGGATACAGGCAGTTGCATAATCTATGGTTTTATAGCCACTTTCTAGCTACTTTCGGGTAACGCGGAACAACGAGCTGTGTAGTTTTTAATGTCTTTACGCATGATGGAGTGCTACAGCATGACAGTCATTCTTGTAACGAATTTTAGGACAAAGAGGCCTAATTGGAGACGTTTGCGTGATGTGTAGTTACCACTGGTAACAActtgttatattaataaatgcTTATTAAAATGCTCAAAACAATGCTCCAAGAAGTAGGGGGACGGCGTTTCCCCGCGTCCAACGCCCACTACACCCCTGTTTGTAAAGCTCTATGTGCTCTGTGTTTGAAAagttatataaatacattttattattattattattattattattattattactatctttctctctctctctctctctctctctctaggccaCTCTGAATCCAAATATTAGCAAATATTCAAACACTTGGGTGTGCAACATTTGCTTTTTTGGTCTGCTTTCTGACTATGCCTTTGTGTGGCTATATCTTCGATCTAGTAAACAATATCCAAACCAAAACAACTGCATCCTAGTATatattcaaaccaaaacaacTGCACAACCTTTAGGTCACTCTGAATGCATCAGTGTGAAACCATTAGAATATCATTAGATGTGTGATGATGTTCAGGAATGGACAACTAACCATTtctgatctggggtgcgtttcccaaaagcatagttgggTGGTTGACATGGCATGGCCTTTTTTTGGTCCAATGTGTCAAAGATCggtaaattataaaaaaaaaaatatagcaAAAACTATGGTGATATTGTtcagaaaatgctgttttatatgaacatacagAGCATTCATGGGATGAATCTTCCATTTTTCCCAATTTTCAACCAAACCAGAAAAGCTCATATGGCGTGCTcctgctctgtgattggttagtgaactgagattcatggttggctagccaaacctgaggatcgccattggctattcaacaggaagcgccagaacagtctcaaaatgatttgtaTACTTGTAGAAAATACTTGCGAAAGCAGAAGAGATTTGTAATGGCGGAATAGTTTTGTAATTGAAAGACAGCAACTGTggaatatttcatacctgtggaatatatttgtaagtgaacgacatatgagtaatacttaaaattgttcgcggttattttttgttaaatcacaaatcatttttacagttacaaatcctgttacacacacacacacaatacatatgagacacttctcatcccaaaggtggtgcaaaagtctgtacacctgtagaaaagatttgtaactgtagagcAGCTTTTGGGGTTGTGATGCCATGTCGTTATTAAGGTCTCCCAAGATCTTTAGGAATAAAACAGCCCCCAATAACATCATAGTCCATCCACCAGTTCTCATTAGGCGTTATctttcagtatagtcattcttcATGCATGCTAAACCCACCTAAAATGTTTCTTTgcctgacaatagaccacaattccatacaaagtcactgtaccattcagtaatCCTGCCGCTACATTTGTAATTTTGGGGAACTCTTACaccccaagatgataccttttctgtaactctccattagtggttcttatggaatgTTTTGCCTCCTTACCATCATCCATCTTTTCAATTACTGTTTTAACTGTAATATAGGGCATTTCAACAAGTACCTCGTTTTATAGCCATTCCCTGACTAataaatgtcaacacactttactttaattttttatttaaatttagtgtattctaGTCTTtccatgttgaaaaatgactagggATTTAACTCTCTGTCACTTTATTTCAACCTGtgaagtgaaaaagaaagtcatgaactatACAAGTTCCCGCCCTCAGTTAACCAGAAGTTGAATATAAATAGGAAATGCTTCTGTTATATTTTGTAGATTTTCACaaaggggtgccaataattgtggacaacatgttttgttaaaaaacaacaaatatatatatatattatttatttatttcagattTCAATTTTCTCAAATTcgttgcttcccttcaaggttggactTTTACTCATTGTTCTCATtatgagattacaataaatattttttatactgTTTTTAGTCACCAATTAGGTGCCAATGATTTCAAGTGCTGTGTGTGGTAAATATATACTGAATCTAGTAGTAATATAGAACacatacaataataacaataaaattaaaacaCTGCACTGGCATAGGCACAGATCCACTGGTCAATGATGGCAACACCACCATCTTTGAGAACAGGTCCTCCCAAGTGAGTTCAAGCGCCTCGCTCTGTGGCCTCGCTTCAACTTGGCTAATTCTGTCAAAACCATAATAAGGACATCGTTGTTTTTAATGAAAGGAACTTTTGTCAACGAAAAGAAGTGCCTTTGTATCCCAACTTGCAAATATGTACAGCCTATATACATGCAAAAAATGTGTACAACCTATATACACCAGTCCCTATTCACATAGCAAACTATACTTTGAATTCCCTATTCTAATTTCCATAATGTGGTAAATGCCCGAATTCAAAGAAACTGAAACATGGAATGCCAATACCTTCTTCATCCGCATCTGTGGCAACAAAGAGATTCTCTGATGCGTGCTTCTTCATGAGACTGATTTTTTCACAACTCCTTTGAGGCTGAGGACATCTTCGTTGTCCCCATGTAAATCTTTCCTTAGGAGGAATGGACGCTAGATATGGGCCACCCTTGGCACTGCCAACTTAGCCTGCATAGATTGTATGGaatgtttacaatgtttcaATGAAGTGAACAAATTAATCAGAGTACATATGCCTAATGCAAATAATGAAAAACAACAATTAAAACCCACACAAAATTCACACAAATTCCCATCAAACACTACAAATGATGGGATGACATGAAATCAATCATAACAAAAATTCCACCTTCATCAGTCTCAGTCCTCACTGTACACAGTATGGTCTTTTTCATCTGTAGAGTTCAAGTACTTGGCTCCTGAAATCATTTCAACGATGCGAAGGTGTTTTGCAAACACCATACTGCGTCTTGTctagaggagagggaaaaaaaagtaaCACTTGGGGTAACACAAAAGTAACACAAATCCATTTTTATGAATTTAAGAAATTGGTAGATTTGAGAAGATCGCAATGGCAAAGGTGCCTTAAAAGATCAAACAACAAATTGGGGAGGAAATTCCTGAGTAGAGATGATGAGAAGTTGTTAAAGTTGTTAATTGCTCAAACATCCAAAATGTTTAATCCCAATGTTTCTAAACATACAGTAGTTATGCAAATATCAGAATGCTCATCAGAATAATGTAACTTACATCCCAATAATCTTTCCCAGCATAGTGATCATGGAGGACAGTTTCTGCTCTGTCAAGCATTACTGACCTGCAGTCAAGCGAGAGAATCATTCAACTTTTAACTTCTTACACATGCAAAACAGATGAGGCCAATTTCCCTccacgggatcaaaaagagtatatatacttatacaataAATAACTTGCAAGCTCCATAAGACCCAATCCATAATGACATCTTAACGTCAGATGAAAACTTACGTTGCTGTAATATTTGTCTGTAAAGGGGGCCAAGACAGAGGCATGACCTTGTGCAGACAAACAGGTGGCGTTGATCCCTCGAGTCTCCTCATAACCCCAAAACCAACCCTATGGCAGAAACCAGACAATAAATCTcaaaggacagagagacagctACTCTTTGGCAATGAAGAAAAATACAACTGGATATTGTATTGATTTCAAGTAACTGATGTCAGGTTTTGTAAAGATAAATACAGAAGGCTAACAGCATTACACAAACATTTGTTTGAGACTCATTGTCTACCCTGTATGCACTCCTAAACATTTTGTGTTTGTCCAGGGCTTAAAAGCGGAGAAAGGCATTGAAAACTTCTGAATCgtttatatatttaattcaGCCTATCACATGTCTGAATTCTGGCACAGTGCCTGAGAACTTTAAGCCCTGCACTATGACAGAAAATGATTGAAATGCCACTATGAAAGTTTGTTTAAGGCACTGCTCAACTAATGCAGGagttaatgcacaaatttacATGTGCAATGACAGACACAGCTGCCGAACAGATAAGCACATATACAAAAAATAGTTGGCAAAGATACTCTGcttaaattattttttgtgGCTGGGTGTTACCTGTAGTAGCCCTGCTTGTCTTTTTGAGTACATGAGGCGTTCAATGCAGGGCCGCTCATCCACCTTCTCCGCCCCATTTGCCATCTGTCCAGCCCTCGGCATAGTTCTGCAGGACCAGCACCTGATCAATGAAGGGCCCTCCTGACTCTGAGAGAAGGGAAAAATGGATCTCCATGATCAGTGAAGAATttatgacagaaaaagtagcctCACATCATGTAGGCAATTTTCCATCACAGGTCATATTTATTAATTACCTAGTCCTTGACTACGTAACTATGATTTACACTTCAGAATGGCGTGTACTTCAAAAGGTCCCCTGTGTAACGTTTTCAGTTACAAAATCAACATTTCCCATTCATAAATGTGGCcccattcatgtttaattaccaccaccaccaaatcgAAGCATAGCCTACCTATTGGCTTAGAAATCCTCATTTACATCAACATAGTGCAGTTCGACCAGACCGTAATGTAGCGCCATTAAAGATGGCCAGCAAAGGAAAGGGACATATGCAAAAATACAGCTCAGTCTTTGGCATCTGCATGCATAAAAAACATTAGCTTGGATTCATCTGCAGAATTTCCCTACATTCAGCAGTGTAAGTTCtgaacccattttctacaagtCATATGTCTTGCTTCCTAATAATCcaacattgaaattgtattatCCAACTAactaaataaagagaaaaataactttGTTTGTGATGGGTCACTGTCTCACTTGATCTCATACTGGGTGACTTTAACATCCATGTAGACTCCAGCAGCTGTTCCTTCGCTGTGGATTTCCTCTCACTGTTGGACTGCTTTGACATTAAACAACATGTACAGGGCCCTACACATGCCAAGGGGCACACCCTGGACCTGGTGTGCTGTGTTGGCCTAAGCCCCTCCCATCTCTGCTGCACGGACCCGGCTGTCTCCGACCACCAAGCCATCCTGTTCTCTGTCCCAGTGTCCCTCCCTAAGCAGCCTACAAAAAGGTCTATCACATACAGGAACACAAAGCGTGTGTGTATACCGACGCTGGCTAACACCCTAGCTGCCAACCTCGCTATCCACCCCTCTAACCGCACTGCCGGCGGCTTGGTGGAACACTTTAACAGCGCCCTCGCCCTCAGCCTCGACTCTGTTGCTCCACTCACCACCAAACTGGTCTCCTACACCCGCCCGCTCCTGGTTTACCCCAGAGCTCTGCGGAGGCTTAAATCCATGGGGCCCGGCTTGAGAGGCTTCACAAAAGATCCGGCCTCACTGTCCACCTCGAAGCCTACAGAGACCACATCAAGTGTTACAAAGAGGCTCTCACCCAGGCAAAAACACTCCATTACTCCACACTTATAAACAGCCAACAAAAGCATCCGAAAATGCTTTTCTCCACCATCAACCGCCTTCTTGACCCTCCCGACACTCCGCAACCCTCTGATGCCGCTGACCTCTGCTCCAGGTTCCTGGACTTTTTCCACCAGAAAGTGGCCATCATCCACCGGCAGCTCCAGGCATCCACACCCTCCCCACCGGCCACACTACCTCGGCAGGACATGTACCATCCTTCTGCCTGCCCACCACAGCGCCGCCTCTCCACCTTCTCCCTGTTGGATGCTGATCAAGTCCTCGACCTCTTGACCAAAGCCGGGACTTCATCCTGCAGTCTGGATCCACTACCCACGACCCTTGTGAAGGCCTGTCTCCCCACCATTTGCCCCCCGGTGGTTGACATCATCAACGCCTCACTTGGCTCTGGTGTGGTACCCTCCAGCTTTAAGTTGGCGGCCGTGACCCCAACACTCAAAAAGACAGGCCTGGACCCAGATGACTCCAACAACTACCGTCTGATCTCCAACCTTCCGTTCCTGAGCAAGATCTTGGAAAGAGCAGTGGCTGCCCAGCTACAACATCACATGTCCCACCATGAGCTCTTTGAACCTCTCAATCGGACTTCAGACACCATCATAGCACCGAAACCGCCCTCATTAAAATAACAAACGACCTCCTGATTGCTGCAGACAACGGCCTTGTttccatcctcatcctcctcgaCCTCTCTGGTGCCTTCGATACCATTTCCCACTCCATCCTCCTTTCCCGTCTCTCTGAGCTCATCGGCCTTACTGACACTGCTCTCTTTTGGTTCCAGTCTTACCTCTCCAACCGTAAACAATACATCACTCTGCAAGGCTCCTACTCCACCACTGCAACAGTTAACCATGGCGTCCCCCAGGGATCTGTCCttggccctctcctctttaccATCTACTTGCTCACCCTCGGTCAGATCATCCGCAACCATGGACTCAGTTTccactgttatgcagacgacaccCAACTGTATGTCAGCACCAAGCCCTCCTCACAACTCCCACCAATACAACTCAACAACTGTCTGCATGATATCAAAACCTGGATGACCAACAACCTTCTGAAACTCAACACCAACAAGACAGAGCTCATGGTGGTGGCCCCAGCACCACTGCTCAGGAAGGTTGGAGACCTCACCCTGGTCATCGACGGCTGTCCCACCTCCCCATCTCCCAAAGTGCGGAACCTGGGCGTCATTATGGACTCCACACTCTCATTCAGTTTCACTACTGCAATGGTGTCCTGTCTGGGCTGCCCAACAAAGCCCTAGACAGATTGCAGTATGTCCAGAACTCAGCTGCCAGGGTGTTAACCCACACCAAGCCCTGGCAGCACATCACCCCCATCCTTAAGAAACTCCACTGGCTGCCAATCAAACAACGCATCAGCTACAaaatcctcctcctcacctacaAATCACTTCACTCACTGGCACCCAAGTACATCACTGACCTCCTCCACCCGTACACCCAGTCACGGTCCCTAAGGGCCCACCAGCAAGGGACTTACTCTCCACTCCCGCGCACCAGACTCAAGACCTTTGGTGGCAGGGCTTTCTCCCCTACCCTTTGGAACACCCTGCCCCCTCCTATCCGTTCCGCCACTTCTCTGACACAGTTCCAAAAGAACCTCAAAacacacctcttctctcttgcCTACCCTCCCTAAACCCCtaccctgcccctgcccccctACTCCCACtcttgtaaagcgaccttgggtatcttgaaaggcgctatataaattgaagttattattattattattattattatctctaGTTTCTAGAGCCAGAGACAGTTAACAAACTAACCTAACATAGTTTTGCGAGAACTtgtagactaccacaaagttgctgaacatgTGTTGTTTCAGGTTAGCTTGCAACAATATTGGCAacagctggcatctttaggggaaagtccgtaggagtcgattgccgactgtggagtaacacgctctggaaattcacaaatTCGTCGCCGTTTCTTTTGAAAtttaaatgaagttgtatgcaacagcaaaccctagcttactaacaggttggaattttgaaacGTCACGTGACGTGATGTCGTGCAACGACGTGATGCAATCGACTcttacggactttcccctaaagatgccagctgcagcagcaacatttccggaaaggtactggcttgatgaaattcattctgccTCATTTATTGTGATGCCCAAGTCCCATGTTAGTGTTTCTTTCACACATGCAGTGTGCGATTTGCATAAGTCAAACGACGGGCAGCTTGCCTGTCTTCAGCTTAAAGTTAAATGAATGCCATCAAAATTCTAACCAGTAAAAGCCTATTTTTAGCATCCAGTGTTGGCTAACTCAACTCAACAAGCTAACAGCCTAACCTGTATTTAATTTAGCTGTAACTGATGTCTGCCTTGCTGGGTTTTAAAAAATGCGCTTGTCGTCTTCCACTCACACCTGTTCACACCTCATTAACATCTCGAGTTCTTCAGGGCCAAACTAAAATACCTACCCTGTAGAAGTTCCGGGGCTGTTGTCTAAAGGAAACACAAACAAAGGGCCCCAGCCCTGTAAAACCAGGTTCCAGTTCCTGTAATGGAAACTCGACTATAGGTACTGTAACTACAGTGTAAAATGACATATACAGAGATGTGTAATCTTTCTATTTCGGGGGGAATATAAATGCAATATACAGTGCACACAAATGTTCACCATATTTGGATTACAAATCTACTAGTCAGGGTTACTTCCTATGTTAAAACCTAATATGTTTGAAATCTTGGCAATAAAATAGCTTAGTTGAGATCTGACACTTGTTTCACTGTCCATTTGTATTTCAGCCTGGCCCATCCTGTAAACATGGATTTCATTACCATCTGTTTTTATATGCTAACTCAAATTGGTGCAAACTGAGATTAATCAGGCATCTCACCAGCGatgaactcttcatattctaTGACTGGGACATTGGCCTGGAGGCTGGTCACACTAAAGAACTCTCCCCAGGGAATGCGCATTTGATGTATGTCAGGACTCTGCCAGTGGTAGAGACGACCCCAGGGTGGCAACACCAACACCCAGTCCCCTTCTTTCCTGAGCGTTTTCACCAAAGACACCATACGGATGAATACATCTCGTCGCAGGTTAAAACCCTCTGGGGGATTCACATCATAGAGCAAATACCTAAAAGTAATGAAAGAAGAAGGTCATGAAAGTGCAAGTATTACTTATACTTTCTACTCGGTCATTGACTAACAACACAGTTCAAAACATAGGCTATAACCATTTACCAGAACCAGATAAACTTGATAGACCACCCTGCTGGGGAAAAACAGTGCAAGATTTCATTCTGCCCAATGAAATGAGCATATGATGCCCAATCGTGTACCAAATAGTGTGTTCTTATTGTTCCTGCTCTGGCATTCATCTGGGGCCAGGAAGAAATTGAGGTGTGAGAAAATTAGAATTAGTATGGGAGAAGTATGGAGGAAGGCCTCTGATAACTATCCGAGTCAAAGTGTTATCTACTCATTacctacctgaacttctgcatggacattgttgttcccaccagaactgtacgctgctttcccaacaacaagccttggataaccagcaatgtcaagacccttcttaacaggaaaaagatggcgttcagagagggggacatggcagagctgaggcgcgtgcaaggggaactcaaagtcaagctgaaggaggctaaggaggactacagaaggaaggtggaacagaagttgcaggaaaacaacttgaaggagacatgggactgcatgaaggttatcattggcctgaagaagaacagcagctctgtggagggggaccaggacagggcgaaccagttgaacgacttctacaacaggtttgactgccctgctccagctccaatggcggtggtctgtccaccatcccccacccccacaccccctcaataccagtgcaacactcacctccatcatcacaggttatcgtacccccaccatcactggatattagggctgtaacgatacaccaacctcacgattcggtttgtatcacgaagttttgacccacggttcgatacgaatctcgatttttctttcttttttttgggggctagacattttattaaataacattttaatagcctcccttagaacaccagaggattacaatataatatatctattattttatatcctgatgtaaaaatatttttctgaatgactgatatttatgacagcacactttatgcagattgatgatcagtcaacttcaatgcaagagttttaaacaaatatgtgcagcatgctaatgatgctaagcggatttaatagtaatttagctagtcgtcttctatgcgtccttgctttcacgattgtgaatgttttatttaagtcgcgcgtgttcattgagcaggagCTCGAgagggagcgcgagagagaggaggcaaggagagggggtttacttctatactgtttggtaaagttgcacacatagtctacaaggaagcaaggagaggtatgaaattattatttatttatttgtttgtttttggacaacgtaggctactgataagtaaagcgggagatgtgggtTGCTTTTGCGGCCGCGTAAGATGCAAAGCACTGCGTGAAGCACTAGAAAGGTGTGtcgcgattctgccttttcacaccacGACACAGTATCGTTGATCtgaatgtcgcgatttcggtttcgaatcgtatatcgttacagccctactggatattgcacccctcccccacatggctatcacgaacaatgaggtgacaacgacctcagtcaacagccatctgacacacagatcccagatgcacccctccccctcccctcacacccctcaccattacaaccGGTCAAATGAGAGCCCAACTaaagaaattgcgcagcaataaagcagcggggcctgacagactgtgtccaaggctactcaaggcctgtgctgctgaactgggtgagccactgaagcacatcttcaatttgagcctatgccttggacaagttccaacactgtggaagacatcatgtctcacccctgtccctaaaaaGCCACACcttagtgagcttaatgactacagacctgttgctcttacatcacatgtgatgaagacaatggagcgattggtcttagggatgctcagaccccaggtacaccatgcactagacctgttacagtttgcataccaggagaaagtgggcgtgtagctgcgctttttacgcacgcagcctttccttgtcccgccccgctctctctcatatccccctgcccctcctctgcatgtgcatttaacaaaatattcacgattgttgaaggattgttgttgccacatagaagcattgcatagaagacgtctggctaaattgctatgaagtccgcttagcatcgtgaccatgctgcgcaaatttgttcaaaactgctgcattgaagttacctctgctaagatcttatcacaacatagtaggctacattgaagagactaaactaagttaagttatgcaatcaagcagtatctcaaagctaacgttaaaatactgtttggatgtcgaatttagcatgcttagcctacttacagctgcttgtcaattttgttgaagggctcattttattgactctgaatgtttgcaaaatcccgatgtaaatggaaaagtgttttccaaaattcaaaagtgcttgtcccaaggagaagtacgaacctttattttaactatgtagaaaactttatgaattgcatccacacatcagcagtgacaggcactcaatacaacccccccccttgtccaagtcagctaccgccacaaattgaatccaattctgtgggaaacactggtttgcgtgctatattagcacattagcacatatgcataacccctccctccatgccacagccaaactgtggccacaattataccttttcttaaaatagttaaatatatagatatatagactttaattctgcactgttggacttactcatttgcactatcaaattaaggggcagctgtggcctactggttagcgcttcggactggtaaccggagggttgccggttcgaaccccgaccagtaggcacggctgaagtgcccttgagcaaggcacctaacccctcactgctccccgagcgccgctgttgttgcaggcagctcactgtgtgctaGGCAggcactgtgtgcttcacctcactgtgtgttcactgtgtgcagtgtgtttcactaattcacggattgggataaatgcaaagaccaaatttcactcacgggatcaaaagagtatatatacttataccagagaatgtctaataaggggagaactgccactctcggaaaacttccggtttctgaactggttgcagttccctctgtggttccacatgagggcgctcgtccacgggtgcagaatgcatggaggtctatggagagGTACCCCTCAAAAttcacttttctcgggatataattttttttcaagtaatttgaata carries:
- the pofut2 gene encoding LOW QUALITY PROTEIN: GDP-fucose protein O-fucosyltransferase 2 (The sequence of the model RefSeq protein was modified relative to this genomic sequence to represent the inferred CDS: inserted 4 bases in 3 codons; deleted 1 base in 1 codon; substituted 1 base at 1 genomic stop codon), translated to MADIGRFALLWLFTIYCNVFRLAVLSFSVVTIAASETEDFAFHAGNSVSQSAIAKDLRYLLYDVNPPEGFNLRRDVFIRMVSLVKTLRKEGDWVLVLPPWGRLYHWQSPDIHQMRIPWGEFFSVTSLQANVPVIEYEEFIAESGGPFIDQVLVLQNYAEGWTDGKWAEKVDERPCIERLMYSKRQAGLLQGWFWGYEETRGINATCLSAQGHASVLAPXLQTNITATSVMLDRAETVLHDHYAGKDYWDTRRSMVFAKHLRIVEMISGAKYLNSTDEKDHTVYSEDYTIYAGXVGSAKGGPYLASIPPKERFTWGQRRCPQPQRSCEKISLMKKHASENLFVATDADEEELAKLKRXPQSEALELTWEDLXLKDGGVAIIDQWICAYASAVF